One window of Marinobacterium aestuarii genomic DNA carries:
- the corA gene encoding magnesium/cobalt transporter CorA has product MLAAYQLEHNHLRKTRLSINDDIPDGTIWIDALEPDEDERNWLSGHFVGGLPGQEKVDEIEASSRFFTDQDGLHINSLFPHKVGQELRSFNVSLNLRVDRLISVRGEDLSLFRLLRQYLRQDRIHAAGPMELLLHLFALKVDYLSDSIEDVYKILGPASEQVFETDGLDELLRMITRQEDSNGKIRLSLLDTQRTLRFLQRYQIDKLSKDNKRQIREMLSDIESLLPHTQFLFDKINFMLDATMSFTNLQQSKIIKIFSVAAVVFLPPTLIASIYGMNFNIMPELQQSWGYPMALGMMVASAFGTYYFFKRKDWL; this is encoded by the coding sequence CTCGAACACAATCACCTGCGCAAGACACGCCTGAGCATCAACGATGACATCCCCGATGGCACCATCTGGATCGATGCGCTGGAACCGGACGAGGACGAGCGTAACTGGCTGTCGGGCCACTTTGTCGGTGGTCTGCCCGGGCAGGAAAAGGTCGATGAGATAGAGGCATCCTCGCGTTTTTTTACCGACCAGGACGGCCTGCATATCAACTCGCTGTTTCCCCACAAGGTCGGTCAGGAACTGCGCAGCTTTAACGTCTCCCTCAACCTGCGTGTCGACCGCCTGATCAGTGTGCGGGGTGAAGACCTCAGCCTGTTCCGCCTGCTGCGCCAGTATCTGCGCCAGGACCGGATTCACGCTGCGGGCCCGATGGAGCTGCTGCTGCACCTGTTTGCCCTCAAGGTGGATTACCTGTCGGACTCCATCGAAGACGTGTACAAGATTCTGGGACCGGCCTCAGAGCAGGTCTTCGAGACCGACGGCCTGGATGAACTGCTGCGCATGATCACCCGCCAGGAAGACAGCAACGGCAAAATCCGCCTGAGCCTGCTGGATACCCAGCGTACCCTGCGCTTTCTGCAGCGCTATCAGATCGACAAGCTGAGCAAGGACAACAAGCGCCAGATCCGGGAGATGCTGTCTGACATCGAGTCCCTGCTGCCCCACACCCAGTTTCTGTTCGACAAGATAAACTTTATGCTCGACGCCACCATGAGCTTCACCAACCTGCAACAAAGCAAGATCATCAAGATCTTCTCGGTGGCCGCCGTGGTCTTCCTGCCACCCACCCTGATAGCCAGCATCTACGGCATGAACTTCAATATCATGCCCGAGCTGCAGCAAAGCTGGGGCTATCCCATGGCGCTCGGCATGATGGTCGCCAGCGCCTTCGGCACCTATTACTTCTTCAAGCGCAAAGACTGGCTGTAG
- a CDS encoding nuclear transport factor 2 family protein, producing the protein MRLADIVQRGWEALGAGDFDTLVADYVEDMTFIMPGQTDVLEGRQAFRGALDGLGNILPPGFEITGLRQIEGENEVVSILEWRSEKVPGSQASVLFRFKGDKIYEERWFLDTEQWKHAF; encoded by the coding sequence ATGCGTTTAGCAGATATCGTACAGCGAGGTTGGGAGGCACTCGGTGCCGGAGACTTCGATACCCTGGTGGCCGACTACGTGGAGGACATGACGTTTATCATGCCGGGGCAGACCGATGTCCTTGAAGGGCGCCAGGCGTTCCGCGGGGCGCTGGATGGCCTTGGGAATATTCTCCCGCCAGGCTTTGAAATCACAGGGCTGCGTCAGATCGAAGGGGAAAACGAAGTCGTCTCGATCCTTGAGTGGAGGTCCGAGAAGGTCCCTGGCTCCCAGGCGTCCGTTCTGTTCAGGTTCAAAGGCGACAAAATTTACGAGGAGCGGTGGTTCCTCGACACCGAACAATGGAAGCACGCGTTCTGA
- a CDS encoding DUF4236 domain-containing protein, with product MGFYLRKSISVGPLRFNLSKSGIGISAGVIGLRFGIGPRGNYVHIGRGGLHYRATLPTSSSLRDSPAQFRFQSTAEIPLGTHAPLEEIESADISTIVDSSSRELLDELNRKSTKVRLCPFVAVSSVVLLAFGAFSGWSAWLVGLLAIAFAAGTYAAHIRDTLQKTVVMFYDFDADMEAAYAKLHTAASQLSNCGAAWHIEASGKVHDRKYHAGASDLVRRNSTSIRRGEPPYVKTNIETVAVSVGRQTLHFFPDRVFIYDQNGVGAVGYQELRVEVGVTQFIESESVPGDAEIVGRTWKYVNKSGGPDKRFKDNTELPICRYEEIALSSQSGLNEVIQLSRCGAGRGFAEAISSLGRKMPKEVVCVA from the coding sequence ATGGGATTCTATCTGAGAAAGAGTATCAGTGTCGGACCGTTACGATTTAATCTTTCTAAGTCAGGTATAGGCATTTCGGCAGGTGTAATTGGCCTTCGCTTTGGCATCGGTCCGCGAGGTAACTACGTTCACATAGGCCGAGGTGGCCTTCACTATCGCGCGACGCTTCCTACTTCATCGTCCCTCCGTGACTCGCCAGCTCAGTTTCGCTTTCAATCGACAGCAGAAATACCTCTTGGAACCCATGCTCCGCTTGAGGAGATCGAGTCGGCGGATATTTCTACAATCGTCGATTCGTCATCCCGAGAGCTTTTAGACGAGCTGAACCGGAAGAGTACGAAGGTTCGCCTGTGCCCTTTCGTTGCGGTTTCATCTGTTGTATTACTGGCTTTTGGTGCATTTTCCGGCTGGTCCGCTTGGCTTGTAGGCTTACTCGCAATAGCATTCGCTGCGGGAACGTATGCCGCTCACATAAGAGACACCCTGCAGAAAACCGTTGTGATGTTCTATGACTTTGACGCCGATATGGAGGCTGCTTACGCCAAACTTCACACGGCTGCGAGCCAACTTTCCAATTGTGGGGCGGCTTGGCATATCGAGGCGTCTGGAAAAGTACATGATCGGAAATACCACGCGGGAGCCAGTGATCTTGTCCGCCGAAATAGCACTTCCATCCGAAGGGGCGAACCACCGTACGTTAAGACAAATATCGAAACTGTCGCTGTTAGTGTGGGCCGTCAAACACTGCACTTCTTCCCTGACCGCGTTTTCATATATGATCAGAACGGCGTGGGTGCCGTCGGTTATCAAGAGCTGCGCGTGGAAGTGGGCGTAACTCAATTTATTGAAAGCGAGTCAGTTCCCGGAGATGCAGAGATCGTCGGACGAACGTGGAAGTACGTCAACAAGTCTGGTGGCCCCGATAAGCGTTTCAAAGACAACACGGAATTACCCATCTGTCGATACGAGGAAATCGCTCTGTCGAGCCAGTCAGGGCTAAATGAGGTGATTCAATTATCCCGGTGCGGCGCAGGAAGGGGTTTCGCGGAAGCCATTTCGTCGCTGGGCAGGAAAATGCCCAAGGAAGTCGTCTGTGTTGCATAA
- a CDS encoding GFA family protein, producing the protein MSHSETSCLCGAVEIVVDKIDPKFSVCHCQSCRTWGGAPFFAVKCGTRVDIKGGDKVKMYESSSWASRGFCTECGTHLFYKFKETGEYNMPVGLFPNLEGLEMDMQYFSDMRPGYYCFSNKTKEMTTAEIMAYFADKM; encoded by the coding sequence ATGTCTCATTCAGAAACAAGCTGTCTTTGTGGTGCTGTGGAAATCGTTGTTGATAAAATCGATCCCAAGTTTAGCGTATGTCATTGCCAGTCATGCAGGACCTGGGGTGGGGCGCCATTTTTTGCTGTTAAATGCGGTACCCGAGTGGATATTAAGGGTGGTGATAAAGTCAAGATGTATGAGTCGTCATCCTGGGCGTCCCGCGGTTTTTGTACGGAGTGTGGCACTCATCTCTTTTATAAGTTCAAAGAAACGGGCGAATATAACATGCCCGTAGGGCTGTTCCCAAACCTGGAGGGGCTGGAGATGGATATGCAGTATTTCAGTGACATGCGCCCCGGTTATTACTGTTTTTCAAATAAAACAAAAGAAATGACTACGGCTGAGATAATGGCTTATTTCGCCGATAAAATGTAA
- a CDS encoding cupin → MEVIKGREFTASRAWGSKLIANMQGITTKLHWTNQPYKWHINAGEEVFVVIDGIVHMHYRENSIEKVAVLEAGDIFFASVGTEHVARPQGEVRVLVVESEGSV, encoded by the coding sequence ATGGAAGTCATAAAAGGTAGAGAGTTTACAGCGAGTCGAGCCTGGGGTTCAAAGTTGATCGCGAATATGCAGGGCATAACTACCAAATTACATTGGACCAACCAGCCCTACAAATGGCATATCAATGCTGGGGAAGAGGTCTTCGTGGTTATTGATGGCATTGTGCACATGCACTACAGGGAAAACTCCATTGAAAAGGTCGCTGTGCTGGAAGCTGGCGATATATTTTTTGCCTCAGTCGGCACGGAGCACGTGGCTCGTCCTCAGGGAGAGGTGCGGGTCCTGGTGGTTGAGAGCGAGGGCAGCGTATAA